From the Fusarium oxysporum Fo47 chromosome X, complete sequence genome, the window AGGCATTGCTGTACAACTCTATGATGGCCCTGGGATCCTCAATTGCAGTAGGGATAACGTAGCCAGGGGCCCCAGGAACGTTGCGAAACTTGCCACCTCTGGCAGCAACTGCAGATGGGCCTGGCACAGGTTTCCCGGACTCGCGTTGAACTCGGGTTCCAGGATGTGCCACTCGGCCTACGTGGTGTAATTGACAGAAAATGAGTCCGCCTTTGGCATGCACGGCGTCTGTAACCTTCTTCCAGCCTTCAACGTGTTCTTGAGAATAGATGCCTGGCATGAAAGTCCACTCAACACCTTGTGGACAAATTAATGCTGCCTCGGAGAGCTAGCCAGAATGTGAGCATACTTCAATTTAATATTAGGTGTAAGACTTACGATCAGGCCGGTGCCCGCTCTCTCAGCATAGTATGGAACATGAAGGTTTTCTCGGGGGACGCTGTCTCTGTTTCGTGTCAGAGATGCCATGACAACCCGATTCTTCAGTTGCAGATTACCCATCTGAAGGGGCTTCAGCAGATGCTGGAATTGTTCAGACATTTTGATTGTATGGTGTAACAAGAGACCGTGATCAAGCGTATGAGTGCTAGGATGTGTTCACTTCTTTGGCTACATGGTGACACAAATATGCGTCTGAATCCCGAGCTGCGAATTAGGGCTTTAGAATAAACTCTCCAATTATCCACCACACCATGTGCTTTGTCAGCGCTGGGAATACTTTCTCCAGCCCCTGTTTAGTACTGTGGGTGGTGAGTGGAggcgaaaaaaaaaagggttCATGGCGCTAGCTGGGACATTATCTAAATCGGCCGAGATTCGCAAAGAAATCATTACTTCCTCTCAAGTGCATTAGAAGATAGTATTCAACATGTTATCGCTAAGATATCAATCGCTAGACGACTTCACTGGTCTTTCTGCCGTCAGGGAAGCAGTTGCCCGTGGTGACACAGGGCTCCTGATCCATGATCTTCCTCCCTTGATACGAGAACTACCTTTCAAGGACATTGTAGGTCTACAGGGATGGTAGAAATCAGTACTTGGCTGACATAACTTGGTAATTCAATAGCCTCAAGGTTACAAAGCACAAAAGAACGATGATGCCAATGCAGCGGCCGTCGTCTTGATGCAAACATTGCATGGACTCTCGCATTCCGTTTTCAAGACACTCAGCCACGTGGCCGAGTTGCCATGGGAAAAATATCTTGGTGAGATGCATGAATTCCCGGCTCCGGGTAAAGATGAACTCCGGATTGTCTCACCTGATCAGCCCGTGGCGAATGAATGGTCGACCTTGGTATGCGGTATAGCCTTGACCGTCTAGACTCTAGCTAACATACGCACCAGAGCATCATATTAAATACGTCTTGTCCTGACAAAGCTTTGGTTACTTTCGGGACTGCTTTGTCCGTTTTCACTGAAGGAATGACACCGGAGCCTCCTGGATCGTCTATTGATCTTATGGAACTATCTAATTCAAGCGCTAGACCCCAGGGAGATTGGGTTGTTTACTATGTGCGACCCAACAGTGGAGTATTTTATACTCGAACAGCTGGTGCCCTTATGACGCCCTTGAGTACAGAAGATTATgatgagaggaagaggattCAGGATTTGGAGCTGGTGTAACAAAAGAGAGCCTTTGAGTATATGACAGTAGATATTCAGTATGTTCCCAATATACCTAGACGCTGTCAGTGTATTGAATTGCCATTTGAGGCTTGTGTAGTTGTTCTGTAACAGCGGATTAGCTAGTCAGTAGGACTAAATTATGGGTAGGCAGTGCTGTAAACGATATTTTTTCTTAGTCGCTTGAGCATGTCTCATCTGCAGAATCCACGCACAAGAACAAAAGTCTTTGAGAGTGACTGCGAGACAACAGGAGTTTTCACCTCCATTACCCCAGACCCGACGAAGATAAGGAGAAAGGGAGTTTTACTGAACTCTAATTGTGGAAGTACCCCGGACTAGGTTTAGAGTGAGGGGAAACGGAGAAGTATAAATGCCCAGCAAGACACCCGCCACACGCATTAGTCTTTGGCTTGTGATCAACCTACACTAATCATCAGCTGTATAGGGTATCATGGGTGACATCAAATCAGAAAAGGCCCCGACCTTGGAGCTGCCATCGTCCTCCAAGACGGTTCGCGTCCAGGCTATCGACACCACAACACGCATGTCCTGCGACGCTAACGCGTTCGTGCAGCCACAGATCAAGAACCATGAGAGGCTCAATTTTAAGACGTTGTGTTTCTTATTAGAGCACGAAGGGGACTTTGTCCTCTTTGATTGCGGTTCTCGCAAAGACTTTTGGAATTCGTCGCCGCAAACATCAAAGATGATTGGTAGCCACGTCCCCGGCCTTGAGATTAAATCTGGGGTAGATGAGATCCTTGTCAACCAGGGGTTCGATCTGGACAACCTAAGTATGATAAGCTTTCCTTCATTTCCGTACGTTTTCGTGCTGATGTTGGATAGAGGCCATTGTCTGGAGTCACTGGCACTGGGACCATGTCGGCGACGGTTCCAAGTTCCCAGCGTCAACGGATATTGTTGTTGGGCCTGGCTTCACTCAAAACTTTGTGCCTGGGTGGCCAGAGAACCCCGAGAGTCCTGTGCTAGCAAGAGACCTAGAGTAAGTCAACTCACAGGAACGGCCGATCAAAATTGCTGAAAACTTTGTGCAGGGGCCATCGGATTCATGAGCCGGATTTCACAATGAATGTTGCTGGGTTCCCAGCTTTTGATTATTTTGGTGACGGCTCTTTTTACCTCCTGGACGTCCCAGGTGTAAGTCGCACCACAATGGCCATTCTTGGTATAGATTACATACTGACTCCCCTAATCAGCACGCAATAGGACACATTTGCGGTCTGGCGCGTACCACCCCACACACATTTGTCTTTATGGGGGGTGATTGCTGCCACTACGCTGGCGTATTACGCCCGACGAGATATTTGCCCCTACCAAAACAGGTTTCTACAGAGGTTCTGGACGAATATTATCCATCTCCTTGCCCCTGTTCAGTCTTTACGCAGCACCACCCAAAGGCTACGGGCATGGATGCACGTATTGAACCATTCTATGACGTCTCTCGCGCTCCTGGAAGTGCCTATAGCTTCCCCGATCTTGCGCAGAGGAGCATAAATAGTCTTCAGGATCTAGACGCACAACCCAACATCTTTATCTGTCTAGCACACGATGAAGTACTGTTTCAAGTTCTGCCTCTATTTAACGACGATAAAATGGAGGACATCAATGACTGGCAGAAGCGGGGACTCAAAGAGTACTGTCGATGGGGGTTCCTTAATGACCTGCCCAGAGGGGGGGAACCTGGCCGCAAACCTCTAGTTGTTGGGCAATGGAGGGATGGGAGGCAGATAACGTGGAAGGGCGAGGAGAAGGGCTTTGTCAATATTATAGATGAGGTCAGGACCTGAACCATGTGACGCAAATCGACGTACTTGGCTAGGGTAGATACGGACCTCTGATGTCCAGCGTTTAGCACACAACAACTTTGGGTTGAATCACATGAAAGAAAGGCTACTGTGGAAAATTGGGACAGAGATAACGCTATCTAGGTTTAGAGGCTAGACTGCTTCTCCGCTTAATGGATGGCTGCTTGATTAGTAAGGCTCCAAAACAAGAACGACAAAATCTTCTCCAACCCCAAGACCCCGCTACTTTAACTTactccatctccatctcggtCCCCACAGACTCCAGCAATCTTGGGGTGAAATCCAACATCGAACACTCAGACGTCAAACCCAGCAGAGCAAAATTCGATGCGAAGGGGTCGTCCCCGCCTGCATGTTGCCCCTTGCAAATTCTGCCACAAGCAGTTCAAGCGCTCGGAGCATTTGCAGCGGCACGAGAGAATCCGTACGTGGTACAGTCCTGGCAAAGGATCTATTGCTAAAGTGTTTTTGCTTCTAGATACCCAAGAGAAGCCATTCGTCTGTCGTTGTGGGCAGAGCTTTTCGAGACGGTGAGTCCCAACACTTGCTCGACATGCCCAACCTCTGACAACTTACCCTGTCAATAGAGACCTTCTCACCCGTCATCACCGACAATCTCGCCAGCAGGATGAGAATCAATATGGGGTTATCCAATGTGCAGAACAAGGCTCGCCCAGCGAGATGACTCTGTCAACCAATATGGCTCCATCTGGAGAAGCATCCAGACCGCATACTCCTCTCCCGGAGCtacaggaagaagaagccgtcGATGTAATGGACAGTATTCCCGAACAGCACATTGAGTTGGAAGATAGGCCAGAAGTGAACTCCGAGAGACATCCTACCCCGGCTGAAACGACAGCTGGACTAGAGCTCGAACCCTCCGACTTGTCAGCTACCCCCAGCTTCCTCCTTGGCGCAGCAGACAGTCTACAGGCATTTGAGTTCCTATGGAATGACTTTCCCATCGACGATCAACCGCTTCCGACTACCTTTCTCAATACTAATCTATCTCTCGTCGACATTTCGGAGCAGCATGTTCGCTTGCCctctcctccaccaccgccaCCGCCACCTCATCCTCCTGCATTCCCTCAAGCAGACCGTCAATTGGATATTGGTTCCTCTAGAGAAATCCCGACGGACCCAAATCTCAACATACCCATCAACATAAACCTATCTCAGGAGACATCACAGACCCGCCCTGTGGTGTCAAGACTGCCGTCTCTTGagccctcatcctcttccagATTGAATGCTTTGGAGCCGACTGCGAGTTACCAGCAATACTTGGCTCCAGGGCAGATATCGTCTTCCTGTCCTTGGCGGATATTGCCGGAAGTATACCAAGCTCTTGCACAGCGAGTAGCATCATTGACAAGCACCATCCCTCACCCCTTTAACTTTCCATCGAGGCACACGCTATCTCGGT encodes:
- a CDS encoding beta-lactamase-like protein; the encoded protein is MGDIKSEKAPTLELPSSSKTVRVQAIDTTTRMSCDANAFVQPQIKNHERLNFKTLCFLLEHEGDFVLFDCGSRKDFWNSSPQTSKMIGSHVPGLEIKSGVDEILVNQGFDLDNLKAIVWSHWHWDHVGDGSKFPASTDIVVGPGFTQNFVPGWPENPESPVLARDLEGHRIHEPDFTMNVAGFPAFDYFGDGSFYLLDVPGHAIGHICGLARTTPHTFVFMGGDCCHYAGVLRPTRYLPLPKQVSTEVLDEYYPSPCPCSVFTQHHPKATGMDARIEPFYDVSRAPGSAYSFPDLAQRSINSLQDLDAQPNIFICLAHDEVLFQVLPLFNDDKMEDINDWQKRGLKEYCRWGFLNDLPRGGEPGRKPLVVGQWRDGRQITWKGEEKGFVNIIDEVRT